The genomic region ATGGCGCGAGTGCCGTCCTGTTTGGTCAGCGAGGTGCTGACCCGTACGAAGTCTTCGCCGCTGCGCACAAACAACGTGGCGACGCCGGCAGTCATTTGCTTGAACTCGTCGACTTCCTTGAAGTTGTTGTTCAACACTTCGCTGCCCAGGTGCAGGCCCGGGGTCTGGGTGCCGGCGACTGTCACCGGTTCACTCGGGTGAATGCTCAGACCCGCGCTGAAGCGCTTCTCGAACAACCCGCTCAGGCGCTGGGTGCTTTCACGCAGCGTGCCGTGAAAGGTGCTCAGTTGGTCGGCCAGCAGCCGCGCCTCACTGGCCAGATGCTCTTCACGGGTAGCGAGGTTGGCGGAATCCAGCGAACGCAGGGCGAACACCGTACTGCCACTGATGACTATCGCCAGTATCACGGCGAGGGCGAGGCCTAACTGTGAGGCGATCCGAGCGCGAGGTTGAGACATGACAGCTCCTGGCCGAACTTTCCGATCCTCCTTGATCGCAGCTCGGATAATTTTTAATAGTGGGGGTGAATCGTGGATACCGGCACGACGGTTCCACATGCACGTATTCGGCGGTAAAGCGGAATACTTGAGCGAGCAGCAGGGTTATGGCACAAGGCCGCCATTGTGGCGGCTCGAACGTTTCAGCTCAAGCGTGTTACAGCCGGAAGTTCCATGGCGCGGACTTCGCCTTGCAGGAAGTCGCTGAGGCGGCGCAAACGTTCACCTCCCGGACGGGTTTTTGGCCACACCAGGTAATAATTCAGTCCGCTGGCGACGGCCGTCGGCCACGGCAAGCTCAGTCGTCCCTGCGCCACATCTTCGGCGACCATCAACAGGTCGCCCATCGACACACCATAACCGCGCGCCGCGGCGATCATCCCTAACTCGAGGGTATCGAACACCTGTCCGCCCTTGAGCGACACCTGATCGGACAGCCCCATGTGCTCCAGCCAACTGCGCCAGTCACGACGATCCGGGGTCGGGTGGAGTAATTCGGTGGACGCCAGCCGGGCCAAATCCCATGGCTGATCATTCAGCAGGTTTGGCGCACCCACCGGAATCAGTTCTTCGGGAAATAACAGGCTCGCCTCCCAGTCCGGTGGAAAATGCCCGTCACTCAACAGCACAGCGCAATCAAAAGGCTCATCGTTGAAGTCCACCGAATCCACATCCATCCAGGCGCTGGTCAGTTGCACTTCGTTGCCCGGTTGCAAATGGCGGAAGCGACTGAGCCGCGCCAACAGCCAGCGCATGGTCAGGGTTGACGGGGCCTTCATGCGCAAGATGTCGTCCTCGGCGCGCAAGGTATTACAGGCCCGCTCAAGTGCCCCAAACCCTTCGCGGATTCCCGGCAACAGTAACCGCGCCGCTTCGGTCAGCTGCAGATTGCGCCCGCTGCGATGAAACAGCCGACAGGCGAAGTGATCTTCCAGGGTGCGAATATGCCG from Pseudomonas tensinigenes harbors:
- a CDS encoding LysR substrate-binding domain-containing protein; this encodes MSRRLPPLYALRAFEAAARHSSFTRAAEELSITQSAVSRHIRTLEDHFACRLFHRSGRNLQLTEAARLLLPGIREGFGALERACNTLRAEDDILRMKAPSTLTMRWLLARLSRFRHLQPGNEVQLTSAWMDVDSVDFNDEPFDCAVLLSDGHFPPDWEASLLFPEELIPVGAPNLLNDQPWDLARLASTELLHPTPDRRDWRSWLEHMGLSDQVSLKGGQVFDTLELGMIAAARGYGVSMGDLLMVAEDVAQGRLSLPWPTAVASGLNYYLVWPKTRPGGERLRRLSDFLQGEVRAMELPAVTRLS